ttgaatgtcTCTTGAATGAGAgaagatattttaaaataaaaaacaccattcttcatcattttgaaaggtcttaaaagtaagcaaaagatattttttactcCATAGGTACTTCACTCCATTGACCCCTGTGAGTGAGACATACAGATTTTtcctctgtctaatgccagacaattttacttatcAACTGGAGGCGTCCTTAGGGCACCTCAGGACTAAATGGGTTGGGTGTGACAGTTATTGTAATTCAATAACATTGTGGTGGCCAGTATTCTTCAATCTTGGTGGCATGGCACAATGACTATCAGTATGAACCAATAATATTGGGAGTTTTAAGCATTGAATAATATTGGTTGGTAAGATATAAATTTAACTACTTTATTTATCAGACCAGAGTGAGCAAATGGAATATCCAGTAGATAAAAGTCTTCTCGTGGGAGTTTGCTGTATTGCATTACTTCTGTGGTGGAGTTAAGTGAAGATCGATATCCCTCTTTATTGAAGGGTGTAAAGTGACATTAATTTGATGTAGCTAAAATCAAGTTTATCTTCTGTTTTTTTGGTTGACATTTAGATGCCTTGGACAAGATTAAGGAATCCTTACAAGAAGATAAATCAGAAACTCTTTTGGAAGGCCTGAAAGAACTCTCTCTTGAAtgcaataaaaatgaaaatagtaGAAGATTTGCGACAAGCAAAAATGCTCTTAGCTTGGTTTACTCCAGCTGTTACCATGCTTATTTAGTGAAAGGAAGAGACATTCTTGCTGTTGGTCTGGATGCCTTGTCTTCATGTTTAGTTGGGCAAGGCAATCTGGCAGATGCTAAAATGATTGAGTTTTTGACAACCTGTTTGAAAGAACTTAAAGAAGAGCGGCTGGTTGAAAAAACTGTTAAAGCAATTAGGTTCACCTGCATAAAAAGTGAGTCCAATCGCCAGACATTTGTTGAACATGGTGTCATACCTTGTTTGGTAGCACATTTGAGGGAACACAAACATTCAAGTGAAATTGTTACAGCAACTTGTGCAGCACTGCGCGTGCTGACATTTGACGATGATATGACTGTAGCCTTTGGAAAGGCACATGAACATGCCAAGTTGATTGTTGCAGAGAATGCATTTGCCATCATCTTGGGCATATTGGAAACATGCGAAGATGTTGAGGTAGCAAGTGAGCTCTGTGTCACTTTGAGTCGATTAGCTGTACGGAATGATTACTGTAAGGATATAGTTGATCAGGGTGGACTGACCATGGTGCTGAAATTATTACAGGAACATATGACAAACCAGGTTTGTAATGATTCTGATTGTGATAGTGATACCAAATCTGTGCTGCAATGATCGCATTGCTATCAAATCTTGCCTTAATGAGCTTAAGCTCACTAGAGGTGATGGTATCATCATCAGCAACTGATTTAGAATTTTCTGAAGCTGATAAAAGttctgacaaaaaaatatatatatgcacttaaattaaataatttataataaactTTAAATTTTTGGGTCTCCATTGATTCAAAGACTCCTCAGATGACCCAGGACGCCCCCAGTTGGCGAGTAAAATCATCAGacattagacaaagtaaaatctgtttagTCGCAGTCCCAGGGATCAGTGGGTTAAACAACTTA
The sequence above is a segment of the Montipora foliosa isolate CH-2021 chromosome 2, ASM3666993v2, whole genome shotgun sequence genome. Coding sequences within it:
- the LOC137992379 gene encoding armadillo repeat-containing protein 6-like, which translates into the protein MAQPKQISQETFDGVVRENIEEFEMELNEAIEDAKEQFRTQGVDLSNLITSYIRDPDSGNLKHTNPVKDALDKIKESLQEDKSETLLEGLKELSLECNKNENSRRFATSKNALSLVYSSCYHAYLVKGRDILAVGLDALSSCLVGQGNLADAKMIEFLTTCLKELKEERLVEKTVKAIRFTCIKSESNRQTFVEHGVIPCLVAHLREHKHSSEIVTATCAALRVLTFDDDMTVAFGKAHEHAKLIVAENAFAIILGILETCEDVEVASELCVTLSRLAVRNDYCKDIVDQGGLTMVLKLLQEHMTNQNIAKQACTLLRALAGNDDVKTSIVDSGGLGLIVAAMTTHAKQPMVAEQGCAALGSIALRSPSNCTAIVGTGGVEAILKAMQIHADSVGVQKQACLAIRNLVARNPEHCDILLEAGAESLIRDAKDNVADCDDLAKAALRDLGCAVELQELWTGTGQGKVQQ